From the genome of Palaemon carinicauda isolate YSFRI2023 chromosome 6, ASM3689809v2, whole genome shotgun sequence, one region includes:
- the LOC137643351 gene encoding flagellar attachment zone protein 1-like has protein sequence MANYFNHAFAMWMNNLKAKLNWHQNAASVIQEQNAACEEVKLKLQEQLRTLQESFVFKWFSWLFPEAPRFGDCHAIASQDGFISRWLQRCPGIGGLWKAREELQGCEHGLRQMESEALRFNDQLKSTWFGGRLLSGFDVEHRNGFLHGNRPIYIGVAGALALITGIVFAVRKTANEDEGEGTPEMEAVISDNLNLLDGLELETDYLDGIIPVENPEEEKSKLEGQLNELRGVVDEIIAQKDEQEKLKTQKDTEYQNLLIECAEKDLQRKEQEKLMQNLQAENEKITKMQDEKTELLNQLRNEMEELKALKEKEIIEQKSDYQKLENEINKKDLQLKEQDKLNQNLQAENEKLTKMQDEKTELLNQLRNEMEELKALKEQEIIEKTSDYQKLENEVNKKDHQLKEQDKLNQNLQAENEKLTKMQDEKTELLNQLRNEMEELKALKEKEIIAKTSDYQKLENEINKKDHQLEEQDKLNQNLQAENEKITKMLDEKTELLNQMRNEMEELKALKEKEIMEKKSDYQKLENEINKKDLQLKEQDKLNQNLQAENEKLTKMQDEKTELLNQLRNEMEELKASKEQEIIEKTSDYQKLENEINKKDLQVKEQEKLLKTIRAENKEIQLINENENKRGNLLKEGLFSQMNNKFKEAVDIFTAALAIETEKDEETALLHVLRAEVTSATDNPPHLHIVLDCCKAIEKGVEGWKAYMLRGKHLLKLGLFDAALKDFEIVKVKKSETNFKIIDDTLALKKQWEDKGHYEVLGVEQTATKAEIMKAFKELSMMCHPDRHRDKPEFIQDAFEEKYKKIVNAKLILVDKQNRRDYDEELRRQCSQQEEPWEFGGFNPWGRDDRWTYDQEPPRNNHGQWTYDQEPPRNNHGQWTYDQEPPRNNHGQWTYDQEPPRNNHGQWTYDQEPPRKNHGRRNQDRQNNQGYGDQYFY, from the coding sequence ATGGCTAACTACTTTAATCACGCATTTGCAATGTGGATGAACAATCTCAAAGCAAAACTCAACTGGCATCAAAATGCTGCTTCTGTTATTCAAGAACAGAATGCAGCATGCGAGGAAGTGAAGCTGAAATTACAGGAACAGCTGCGGACTCTACAAGAATCCTTTGTGTTCAAGTGGTTTTCGTGGCTCTTCCCAGAGGCACCGCGCTTCGGAGACTGTCATGCaatcgcctctcaggatggattcatcagtaggtggctgcagcgctgtcccgggattgggggcttgtggaaagcccgtgaggaactacaaGGGTGTGAACATGGATTGCGGCAAATGGAGTCAGAAGCTCTgcgattcaacgaccagttgaaatcaaCATGGTTCGGTGGCAGACTTCTCTCCGGATTCGACGTTGAACATCGGAATGGATTTTTGCATGGTAACAGGCCCATTTACATCggtgtggctggtgctttggccttaATTACCGGAATCGTATTTGCTGTGAGAAAGACAGCAAATGAAGATGAAGGTGAAGGTACTCCAGAAATGGAAGCTGTTATCAGCGATAATCTAAACCTATTGGACGGACTGGAACTCGAAACTGATTATCTGGATGGAATCATTCCTGTGGAAAATCCTGAGGAGGAAAAGAGCAAGTTGGAGGGACAACTTAATGAATTGAGAGGAGTAGTCGATGAAATTATTGCACAGAAAGATGAGCAGGAAAAACTGAAAACTCAGAAAGATACTGAGTATCAAAACCTGCTAATTGAATGCGCCGAGAAAGATCTTCAAAGGAAAGAACAGGAGAAATTAATGCAAAATCTACAAGCTGAAAATGAAAAAATCACAAAAATGCAGGATGAAAAaactgagcttctaaatcaattgaggaatgaaatggaagaattgaaagcattgaaagaaaaggaaatcatAGAACAGAAGTCTGACTATCAAAAACTCGAAAACGAAATCAACAAAAAGGATCTTCAACTGAAAGAACAGGATAAATTAAATCAAAATCTACAAGCTGAAAATGAAAAGCTCACAAAAATGCAGGATGAAAAaactgagcttctaaatcaattgaggaatgaaatggaagaattgaaagcattgaaagaacaggaaatcatagaaaagactTCTGACTATCAAAAACTCGAAAACGAAGTCAACAAAAAGGATCATCAACTGAAAGAACAGGATAAATTAAATCAAAATCTACAAGCTGAAAATGAAAAGCTCACAAAAATGCAGGATGAAAAaactgagcttctaaatcaattgaggaatgaaatggaagaattgaaagcattgaaagaaaaggaaatcatAGCCAAGACGTCTGACTATCAAAAACTCGAAAACGAAATCAACAAAAAGGATCATCAGCTGGAAGAACAGGATAAATTAAATCAAAATCTACAAGCTGAAAATGAAAAAATCACAAAAATGCTGGATGAAAAAACTGAGCTTCTAAATCAAATGAGgaatgaaatggaagaattgaaagcattgaaagaaaaggaaatcatGGAAAAGAAGTCTGACTATCAAAAACTCGAAAACGAAATCAACAAAAAGGATCTTCAACTGAAAGAACAGGATAAATTAAATCAAAATCTACAAGCTGAAAATGAAAAGCTCACAAAAATGCAGGATGAAAAaactgagcttctaaatcaattgaggaatgaaatggaagaattgaaagcaTCGAAAgaacaggaaatcatagaaaagacgTCTGACTATCAAAAACTCGAAAACGAAATCAACAAAAAGGATCTTCAAGTGAAAGAACAGGAGAAGTTATTGAAAACTATAAGAGCTGAAAACAAAGAGATACAACtgatcaatgaaaatgaaaataagagaggAAACTTACTTAAGGAAGGACTATTTTCTCAGATGAATAACAAGTTCAAAGAGGCTGTGGACATTTTCACTGCAGCCTTGGCTATCGAGACGGAGAAGGATGAAGAAACTGCTCTTTTGCATGTCCTTCGGGCTGAAGTGACCTCCGCCACTGATAATCCTCCTCATCTGCACATTGTGCTGGACTGTTGCAAGGCCATCGAGAAAGGCGTAGAAGGATGGAAAGCTTACATGTTACGAGgaaagcaccttctcaaacttggccttttcgacgctgccctAAAGGACTTCGAAATTGTTAAGGTGAAGAAATCGGAAACAAATTTCAAAATCATTGATGATACTCTAGCTCTAAAGAAGCAATGGGAAGACAAAGGTCATTATGAGGTCTTGGGCGTGGAACAGACAGCCACGAAGGCTGAAATTATGAAAGCCTTCAAAGAGCTGTCCATGATGTGCCACCCGGACAGACATAGGGACAAACCCGAGTTCATACAGGACGCTTTCGAAGAGAAGTACAAGAAGATCGTGAATGCTAAACTTATTCTGGTGGACAAACAGAACCGAAGAGATTACGATGAAGAACTTCGGCGACAGTGCTCACAGCAGGAGGAACCCTGGGAATTTGGGGGATTCAACCCCTGGGGAAGGGATGATCGTTGGACTTATGATCAGGAGCCTCCAAGGAACAATCATGGACAGTGGACTTATGATCAGGAGCCTCCAAGGAACAATCATGGACAGTGGACTTATGATCAGGAGCCTCCAAGGAACAATCATGGACAGTGGACTTATGATCAGGAGCCTCCAAGGAACAATCATGGACAGTGGACTTATGATCAGGAGCCTCCAAGGAAAAATCATGGACGGAGGAACCAAGATCGACAGAATAATCAGGGTTATGGAGACCAATACTTCTATTAA